The Cloacibacterium caeni region CTACAATTCTGTCTTTAGAAATATTAATTCCAGTAGTTTCTAAATCAAAGATACAGAGCGGTTTATGGAGTTTTAGATTCATAAAATTTATTTTGGTAGGGACAAAGTCGTGACTTGTCCTTACATTTGTTTTTGAAAAATTAGAGAAACGATTATATAAAAAACGATAACCATCGGGATTCCAGCCAATCCTAAAATAGAAATCAGTAGAATTCCGCCCAAAAGTAAGATGAGTTTTGGGTAATTATCTTTCAGTTTCATCGATTTAAATTTAAGCGCAATCATTTTGATGGGACTGATAAGTAACCAACAGCTTGCTGCGACGAGACCTAGTAAAAACAAAGGGTTTTCAAACGTTCGCCAAAACATTCCCGTTTCTTGAAAAGCATAATACATTCCGAAAAGTAAAACCGTATTACTTGGTGTGTTGAGTCCTTTGAAATAATAGCTTTGCTCTTCATCTAAATTAAAAATAGCCAATCTGAGACATGAGAATAAAGCCACGAAAAGCCCTAAATATTTCAACTGAAATGGAAGTTCAAAATCCATAAATTGATTACCGAAACCTTCTAGTGCTTTAAACATCGTTACACCAGGCAAAAGTCCGAAACTTACCATGTCTGCTAGAGAATCTAATTGTGCGCCGAGATTAGAATTGGCTTTAAGCGCTCTGGCAACAAATCCGTCTAAAAAGTCTAAAACTAAAGAAATGATGATGCAAAGTGCGGCAACTTTATAATTTCCGTTTACTAAATTGATAACACCGATGCTTCCAGAAAATAAATTCCCGAGAGTGAAAGCATTGGCTAAATTATTTTTTATAAAATTCATGGCGTTTCAGTAAGCTTCAAATTTAACTTTCTTATTTGAAATATCACTCCAAAAAGTGAAAAAAATGCAGTAATCATTGTAAAAAGTAAAGACGCAGAAACTGAAATTTCTGGATGGAAACTGAACCATTTAGACGCTTGTAGAAAAAGCATTTCTCTCACCCCAATTCCTGCAAAAGAAATTAAACTGAGCACAGAACTTGCCAAAAATACTACTGCGTATATAGTGAAATTGTTCGTAATATCTAAACTTTTTAATAAAAATATAAAACTGATGACTTGTAAAATTTGGACTAAAAATGAATAGGAAAAAGCTTTAAAAAAAACTTTGGTATAAGTAGAAAAAAGCTTTTTAGTCAAAAAATAAGTAAAGAAAAATCCTACCACTAAAAGAACAAATAAGATGGGGAAGAATTTGGCTTCCAGCAAATTGAAGGAAAATCCCAAAATCAATACGCAAATTGCCAAAAGTCCGCTTAATCGGTCATTAAAAAGCGATGAGGTAATTTTTTTGGCACTCCAACCAAAATTTTTATTCAAAAGATAGACTTTGTAAGCGTCTCCACCAATTCCACCTGGAATGAAAAAATTATAGAACATTCCCAAAAAATAGAGTTCTAAATTGCTTCTAAAACTCAAATGGAAATCATTGGCTTTGAAATAGAGTTCAAGTCTTTTGGTAGAAATAATTTGGGAAGCCAAAAAGAGAATAGCAGCCAGAACGAGATAAAAAACATTCGTTTTTGCCCATA contains the following coding sequences:
- a CDS encoding CDP-alcohol phosphatidyltransferase family protein: MNFIKNNLANAFTLGNLFSGSIGVINLVNGNYKVAALCIIISLVLDFLDGFVARALKANSNLGAQLDSLADMVSFGLLPGVTMFKALEGFGNQFMDFELPFQLKYLGLFVALFSCLRLAIFNLDEEQSYYFKGLNTPSNTVLLFGMYYAFQETGMFWRTFENPLFLLGLVAASCWLLISPIKMIALKFKSMKLKDNYPKLILLLGGILLISILGLAGIPMVIVFYIIVSLIFQKQM
- a CDS encoding lysylphosphatidylglycerol synthase transmembrane domain-containing protein is translated as MEKVNLKKLLINFAKIFISIALLYFVFQKIPFREVTVLWAKTNVFYLVLAAILFLASQIISTKRLELYFKANDFHLSFRSNLELYFLGMFYNFFIPGGIGGDAYKVYLLNKNFGWSAKKITSSLFNDRLSGLLAICVLILGFSFNLLEAKFFPILFVLLVVGFFFTYFLTKKLFSTYTKVFFKAFSYSFLVQILQVISFIFLLKSLDITNNFTIYAVVFLASSVLSLISFAGIGVREMLFLQASKWFSFHPEISVSASLLFTMITAFFSLFGVIFQIRKLNLKLTETP